Proteins found in one Exiguobacterium sp. 9-2 genomic segment:
- a CDS encoding SF0329 family protein, whose amino-acid sequence MQFSIIKKRVEQLLAPSLQGRIAFHAAVYRIQDSPSRVWMTFDGEEILGADDFNFEREVDRRYALQAAQLPEKPAGLLWQSDWLKQSHALSAEIERQVKQDGYLENYEIQQDLLQYPNLAFEQALVHPHPFIRGIARLDRRLGKRRFLLLTHASEFEQWCADTRQIVERW is encoded by the coding sequence GTGCAGTTTTCCATCATCAAAAAACGGGTCGAGCAACTGCTTGCCCCGTCGTTACAGGGACGGATTGCTTTTCACGCCGCCGTCTACCGGATTCAAGATAGTCCTAGTCGCGTCTGGATGACGTTTGACGGAGAAGAGATTCTCGGAGCAGACGACTTTAACTTCGAACGGGAAGTCGATCGGCGCTACGCGTTACAAGCTGCACAGTTACCGGAAAAACCAGCCGGATTGCTATGGCAGTCCGACTGGTTGAAGCAGTCGCATGCGTTATCCGCTGAGATCGAACGACAAGTCAAACAAGACGGATACTTGGAAAACTACGAGATCCAACAGGACTTGTTGCAGTACCCGAACCTCGCATTCGAACAAGCGCTTGTTCATCCACATCCTTTCATCCGTGGTATCGCACGGCTCGATCGACGACTCGGGAAACGACGTTTCTTATTACTGACACATGCTTCAGAATTTGAACAATGGTGTGCGGATACGCGGCAAATCGTCGAACGCTGGTGA
- a CDS encoding alpha/beta hydrolase — translation MQDLLRTLRNRSSIHQDGLEIVDKPIPDVSTPGTLDPRVHEVVLTQRPSVSIPEGASPVELARAGMGWDNEDMTTRQISTNVLSIPRPDTTIEARLYRPEAARPLPLVVYFHGGGFFGGTLETVENPCKALADKGNVAVLSVGYRLAPEHPFPTGLEDCHAAIDWAVEHADRLGIDPGAIAVAGDSAGGNLATVCCLLDRERPTPYIRYQVLYYPVVNVGEHPNSEYDWTLEAYDRQTEPELLERIILSLQDEEGVLEQWYVQASDSKDPRISPLFATLTDLPEAIVITGEFDYLRLEGEAYAKKLARAGVKTRYLHYRGMEHAFLDKLGLYPQAEDSLDEIAKDLKRLFSQTN, via the coding sequence ATGCAAGATTTACTGCGAACGTTACGAAATCGTTCATCCATCCATCAAGACGGACTTGAGATCGTCGATAAGCCGATTCCTGACGTCTCGACTCCAGGGACACTCGATCCGCGTGTCCATGAGGTCGTCCTCACGCAGCGTCCATCGGTCTCGATTCCAGAAGGGGCGTCGCCAGTCGAACTGGCGCGTGCCGGAATGGGCTGGGACAATGAAGATATGACGACACGGCAGATTTCAACAAACGTCCTCTCGATTCCAAGACCCGATACCACGATCGAAGCACGGCTGTATCGTCCAGAAGCAGCGCGTCCGCTCCCGCTCGTCGTCTATTTCCATGGCGGTGGTTTTTTCGGTGGCACGCTCGAGACGGTCGAGAATCCATGTAAGGCATTAGCAGATAAAGGGAACGTCGCTGTCTTGTCGGTCGGCTACCGATTGGCGCCAGAGCATCCGTTTCCGACAGGGCTTGAAGATTGTCATGCAGCGATCGATTGGGCAGTCGAACACGCTGATCGACTTGGGATTGATCCAGGCGCAATCGCGGTTGCCGGCGATAGTGCCGGTGGGAACTTAGCGACGGTCTGTTGTCTACTCGACCGCGAGCGTCCGACGCCGTATATTCGCTATCAAGTCTTATATTATCCGGTCGTTAATGTCGGTGAACATCCGAATTCGGAATATGACTGGACGCTTGAAGCATATGACCGACAAACGGAACCTGAGTTACTTGAACGGATCATTTTGTCGCTACAAGATGAAGAAGGTGTTCTCGAGCAATGGTATGTCCAAGCAAGTGATTCGAAGGATCCACGGATCTCGCCGTTGTTCGCGACGCTCACCGATTTACCAGAGGCAATCGTTATTACAGGGGAGTTTGATTACTTACGTCTTGAAGGGGAAGCGTATGCGAAAAAGCTCGCGCGCGCTGGCGTCAAGACCCGTTATCTCCACTACCGCGGGATGGAACATGCCTTTCTTGATAAACTCGGTCTGTATCCGCAAGCCGAAGACAGCTTAGACGAAATCGCGAAGGACTTAAAACGACTTTTTTCTCAAACTAACTAA
- a CDS encoding tRNA dihydrouridine synthase, translating into MKKNFWQDLPRPFFVLAPMEDVTDVVFRHVVAKAARPDVFFTEFTNTESYCHPKGKQSVRGRLEFTEDEQPMVAHIWGDKPEYFREMSIGMAEMGFSGIDINMGCPVHNVAVNGKGSGLINRPEVAAELIQAAKAGGLPVSVKTRLGYTKVEEWHDWLRHILEQDIANLSIHLRTRKEMSAVPAHFELIPEIKKLRDEIAPQTLLTINGDINDRQHGLELVEKYGVDGVMIGRGIFHNPFAFEVEKRDHSSQELLDLLRLQLDLHDHYSSQFEPRLFKPLRRFFKIYVRGFRGASELRVKLMETNSTDEVRALLDAFVEEEGIHEVNSFSI; encoded by the coding sequence ATGAAAAAGAACTTTTGGCAGGACTTACCACGACCATTTTTCGTCTTAGCACCGATGGAAGACGTCACCGACGTCGTCTTCCGCCACGTCGTCGCAAAAGCGGCGCGTCCGGACGTCTTCTTCACGGAATTCACGAATACAGAAAGCTATTGTCACCCGAAAGGCAAACAGAGCGTCCGCGGACGTCTTGAGTTCACGGAGGATGAACAACCAATGGTCGCTCACATTTGGGGCGACAAACCGGAATATTTCCGCGAAATGAGTATCGGTATGGCAGAGATGGGCTTTAGCGGGATCGACATCAACATGGGCTGTCCCGTCCATAACGTTGCTGTTAACGGGAAAGGCTCTGGCTTGATCAATCGTCCGGAAGTCGCGGCTGAACTGATCCAAGCGGCAAAAGCGGGCGGTCTCCCAGTCAGCGTCAAAACGCGTCTCGGCTACACGAAGGTCGAAGAGTGGCATGATTGGTTGCGCCACATTCTCGAACAAGATATCGCGAACCTCTCGATTCACCTCCGGACTCGTAAAGAGATGAGCGCCGTTCCAGCGCACTTCGAATTAATTCCAGAAATCAAGAAGTTACGCGATGAGATCGCACCACAAACGTTATTGACGATCAACGGGGATATCAACGATCGCCAACACGGTCTGGAACTCGTTGAGAAATACGGTGTCGATGGTGTCATGATCGGTCGTGGGATCTTCCACAACCCATTCGCATTCGAAGTCGAGAAAAGAGACCATTCGAGCCAAGAACTCCTTGACTTGTTACGTCTACAACTCGATCTACACGATCATTACTCGTCTCAATTCGAGCCCCGTCTCTTCAAGCCATTACGTCGGTTCTTCAAGATTTATGTCCGCGGATTCCGCGGTGCGAGTGAACTGCGGGTCAAATTGATGGAGACGAACTCAACGGACGAAGTGCGTGCTTTACTCGACGCTTTCGTTGAAGAAGAAGGTATTCACGAGGTCAACTCGTTTTCAATCTAA
- a CDS encoding HNH endonuclease family protein: protein MKSIVITTLVCLTAFQFDTTSVSALPSGISSKATAQSQLDALTVKTEGSMTGYSRDLFPHWSSQGSGCDTRQVVLKRDADSYVGSCPVTSGSWYSYYDGLTFTNPSDLDIDHVVPLAEAWRSGASSWTTTTRQAFANDLTGPQLIAVSASSNRSKGDQDPSTWKPTRAGASCAYSKMWINTKSRWNLSLQSSEKTALQTMLNTCTY from the coding sequence ATCAAGTCCATCGTCATCACTACGCTCGTCTGCCTGACCGCTTTCCAATTCGATACGACGTCTGTTTCCGCATTACCTTCAGGCATCTCTTCGAAAGCGACGGCCCAGTCTCAACTCGATGCCTTAACGGTTAAAACAGAAGGCAGCATGACCGGTTATTCACGTGATTTGTTCCCGCACTGGAGCAGTCAAGGAAGCGGCTGTGACACACGACAAGTCGTCTTAAAACGTGACGCCGATTCATATGTCGGATCGTGCCCCGTTACATCCGGTTCTTGGTATAGTTACTATGACGGACTGACATTCACGAATCCGTCTGACCTCGACATCGATCACGTCGTACCGCTTGCCGAAGCATGGCGCTCAGGAGCAAGCAGTTGGACGACAACGACTCGTCAAGCATTCGCAAACGATTTAACAGGTCCGCAATTGATCGCTGTCTCTGCAAGCTCGAACCGTTCAAAAGGGGATCAGGATCCGTCGACATGGAAGCCAACACGGGCAGGTGCGAGCTGTGCTTACTCGAAGATGTGGATTAATACGAAGAGCCGCTGGAACCTTAGCTTACAGTCGAGTGAAAAAACAGCCTTACAAACGATGTTGAACACATGTACATACTAA
- a CDS encoding LURP-one-related/scramblase family protein, producing the protein MHTLYMKQKAFSLRGRFAIQDEEGHDAYHIEGSFMKLPKTFTVTNRNGEVVAEIEKKTFSFRPVFYVEAVGQSFEIIKEFTFFKDRYTINSDQFEVTGDWWDVDFEVLQQGQRIGRVQKKWISWTDQYMIEVEDEAMEELLIALVVAIDCVKAEESSNNSSFIS; encoded by the coding sequence ATGCATACACTTTATATGAAACAAAAAGCCTTCAGTTTGCGTGGACGATTTGCGATTCAGGACGAAGAAGGACACGATGCGTATCACATTGAGGGAAGTTTTATGAAATTACCGAAGACCTTCACCGTAACGAACCGAAACGGAGAAGTCGTTGCTGAAATCGAGAAAAAAACGTTTAGTTTCCGTCCGGTCTTTTATGTCGAAGCAGTGGGACAATCATTCGAAATCATCAAAGAGTTCACGTTCTTCAAGGATCGTTATACAATCAACTCGGATCAGTTCGAAGTCACAGGCGACTGGTGGGATGTCGATTTTGAAGTCCTGCAACAGGGACAACGGATTGGTCGCGTGCAGAAAAAGTGGATTTCTTGGACCGATCAGTACATGATTGAAGTCGAAGATGAAGCGATGGAAGAATTATTGATCGCCCTCGTCGTCGCGATTGATTGCGTCAAAGCGGAGGAAAGCTCGAATAACTCGTCTTTCATCAGTTAA
- a CDS encoding FMN-binding glutamate synthase family protein has product MSIDTIVLFILLAIALLIILVPPLLFWHVWRADRRQQEHAVLRNFPVLGKMRYILENMGPELRQYLFLNNNEGKPFSRNEYKTAVLSGKYQSRILSFGSERNFEEAGFYVQNALFPTNRQELRIDQSERVDTHIYQIDRDELFTRKEHLVAKQISPYLLKMEDAPIIGATTCRHPYQIQGLIGQSAMSFGALGDRAITALSIGLGRAKGSWMNTGEGGLSDFHLKGDVDIICQIGPGLFGVRTEDGDFSFDEFQKKSELPQVKAFELKLAQGAKTRGGHLEGAKVTEEIAAVRKVKVGVGIDSPNRFNEFTTPETMLDWVERLREIGGKPVGIKVVVGNLEDMRQLIAYMEESGRHPDFMTVDGGEGGTGATFQELADAAGLPLFSALPFVHQLLTEAGLRDKVKVFASGKLISADKIAIALALGADFVNIARGLMFNVGCIQAQVCHTNHCPVGVATTDPKLQKALIVDEKSFRVTNYIISLREGLYNLTAAAGLVSPTELRPEHVIYKDEAGHLIPGPDWMARHMMDRSLSSR; this is encoded by the coding sequence ATGTCTATCGATACGATTGTGCTCTTCATTTTACTCGCCATCGCCCTGTTGATCATCCTTGTTCCACCCCTCCTCTTTTGGCACGTCTGGCGCGCCGATCGTCGCCAACAAGAACATGCGGTCCTGCGCAACTTCCCCGTCCTCGGAAAGATGCGCTATATCCTCGAAAACATGGGACCGGAACTCCGCCAATACTTATTTCTCAACAATAACGAAGGCAAACCCTTCTCTCGCAATGAATATAAGACAGCCGTCCTTTCTGGCAAATATCAAAGTCGGATTCTTAGTTTTGGCTCGGAACGTAATTTTGAAGAAGCTGGTTTTTATGTACAAAACGCCCTCTTTCCAACGAATCGACAGGAATTACGGATCGATCAATCAGAACGTGTCGATACGCACATCTATCAGATTGATCGCGATGAACTGTTTACGCGGAAAGAACATCTCGTTGCCAAGCAAATCTCACCCTATCTCTTGAAAATGGAGGATGCACCGATCATTGGTGCGACGACGTGTCGGCACCCTTATCAAATCCAAGGACTGATTGGTCAATCGGCAATGAGTTTTGGTGCACTCGGTGACCGGGCCATTACCGCTCTCTCGATCGGACTTGGTCGTGCTAAAGGAAGCTGGATGAATACCGGTGAAGGCGGGCTATCCGACTTTCATCTCAAAGGTGATGTCGACATCATCTGTCAGATTGGTCCCGGGCTGTTCGGCGTCCGGACGGAGGACGGCGACTTTTCGTTCGACGAGTTTCAGAAAAAAAGTGAGTTACCACAAGTCAAAGCCTTCGAACTCAAACTTGCCCAAGGGGCTAAAACGCGTGGTGGACATTTAGAAGGCGCAAAGGTCACGGAAGAGATTGCTGCTGTCCGGAAAGTCAAAGTCGGTGTTGGCATCGATAGTCCGAATCGCTTTAACGAATTCACGACACCAGAGACGATGCTCGACTGGGTCGAACGTCTCCGTGAGATCGGCGGCAAACCGGTCGGGATTAAAGTCGTCGTCGGTAATCTCGAAGACATGCGGCAGTTGATTGCTTATATGGAAGAATCCGGTCGTCATCCAGACTTCATGACGGTCGACGGTGGCGAAGGAGGGACAGGCGCGACGTTCCAAGAACTTGCGGATGCTGCCGGCCTACCACTCTTTTCCGCTTTACCGTTCGTTCATCAACTTTTGACGGAAGCCGGTTTACGCGACAAGGTCAAAGTGTTCGCATCCGGTAAGCTGATCAGTGCTGATAAGATTGCGATCGCTCTCGCCCTCGGCGCTGACTTCGTCAACATCGCGCGTGGTTTAATGTTTAATGTCGGCTGTATTCAAGCCCAAGTTTGTCATACGAATCACTGTCCGGTCGGCGTTGCGACGACTGATCCGAAACTGCAGAAGGCGCTGATCGTCGACGAAAAGAGTTTCCGCGTGACGAACTACATCATCTCGTTACGAGAAGGACTCTACAATCTGACGGCGGCAGCAGGACTCGTCTCACCGACGGAACTTCGCCCAGAACACGTCATCTATAAGGACGAAGCCGGACACCTGATTCCGGGTCCAGACTGGATGGCACGGCATATGATGGATCGCTCTCTTTCCTCACGGTAA
- a CDS encoding glycoside hydrolase family 3 protein, translating to MTYTLDWQAYTKLARQTVAEGAVLLHNDGVLPLQPASTVAVFGRNQFNYYKSGTGSGGMVNVTNLVSPLDMLREDVTLNTDVLKAYETWLEDHPFDQGEGWAAEPWSQEEMPLDATLVQQAALDSDVALIMIGRTAGEDRDNTADPGSYFLTETEQEMLRLVTTHFKQTVVVLNVGNIIDMRWVEETAPSAVLYAWQGGMEGGTGLSDLLLGRISPSGKLPDTIVRSLDDYPSTPHFGHADRSLYQEDIYVGYRYFETFAPEAVLYPFGYGLSYTSFNLATDVTTSADAWTITATVTNTGQTSGKEVIQGYLEKPQGQLGNPTRQLVTFGKTKELAPGEQESLTLVVPFASFASYDDSGVTGHKSSYVIEPGAYQLYLGTDVRSAVPVASHSVETLDVTDVLTENMAPVTAFERIKPQATETGYTVTYEATPLRTIDPEQRRQQERPVERTQAEDAGWKLRDVKEERVTLETFLDQLTDADLAAIVRGEGMNSPRVTPGTAGAFGGVTTELEALGIPAGCCADGPSGIRMDIGTKAFSLPNGTLLASTFNTTLIADLFEMTGLELRKNEIDTLLGPGMNLHRHPLNGRNFEYFSEDSYLTGKMAVAQLDGMHRVGVTGTLKHFSANNQEFHRHDLDSIVSERALRELYLKGFEMAVKDGKAYSIMTTYGAVNGIWTAGLYDQNTRILRDEWGFDGIVMTDWWAKINAEGLEANRQQTATMVRSQNDLYMVVGEPGTNPFEDDTLTALADGTLRRSELLRSAANICQFLLRSPVMDRVMGTVSPVEVLGAPIEEETLEEQAVSHQRLVSGDAFPLTDVTTTTGSSHVFAITAEETGMYQVTLTARSNAGELAQMPVTLFANNMPVATFTFNGTNGEWVSQTKDVFVFNPHNYLKLYFALGGLELKELTFTLAESFHMKNG from the coding sequence ATGACATACACGCTCGATTGGCAAGCCTATACAAAACTCGCACGACAAACCGTCGCGGAAGGGGCGGTCCTCTTACACAATGATGGTGTGCTCCCGTTGCAACCTGCATCGACGGTCGCTGTCTTTGGACGTAACCAGTTCAACTACTATAAAAGTGGCACAGGATCAGGCGGGATGGTCAACGTCACGAACCTCGTTAGTCCACTCGACATGTTGCGCGAAGACGTGACACTGAATACGGACGTCCTCAAGGCGTACGAAACATGGCTTGAAGACCATCCGTTTGACCAAGGTGAAGGCTGGGCAGCCGAGCCATGGTCGCAAGAAGAGATGCCGCTTGACGCGACGCTCGTTCAGCAAGCAGCGCTTGATTCCGATGTTGCCTTGATCATGATCGGTCGCACGGCTGGGGAAGATCGCGATAATACAGCGGATCCAGGAAGTTATTTTTTAACGGAGACGGAACAGGAGATGCTCCGTCTCGTGACGACACACTTCAAACAAACTGTCGTCGTTTTGAACGTTGGGAACATCATCGATATGCGCTGGGTCGAAGAGACGGCGCCAAGTGCTGTCCTCTACGCGTGGCAAGGGGGGATGGAAGGTGGCACCGGGCTGAGTGATCTTTTGCTTGGACGCATCTCGCCATCCGGGAAACTACCGGATACGATTGTCCGTTCACTCGATGATTATCCGTCGACACCCCACTTCGGTCACGCTGATCGTTCGTTGTATCAGGAAGACATCTATGTCGGGTACCGTTATTTTGAGACGTTCGCACCGGAAGCGGTCTTGTATCCGTTCGGCTACGGATTATCGTATACGTCGTTCAACCTTGCGACAGATGTGACGACGTCAGCTGATGCCTGGACGATTACAGCGACAGTGACGAATACCGGGCAGACGAGCGGGAAGGAAGTCATACAAGGATACCTTGAGAAACCACAAGGACAACTCGGTAACCCAACGCGTCAACTCGTGACGTTCGGAAAGACAAAAGAACTCGCACCGGGCGAGCAAGAATCTCTCACACTCGTCGTACCGTTCGCCTCGTTTGCGAGTTATGACGATAGTGGCGTTACCGGGCATAAGTCGTCTTATGTCATTGAACCTGGCGCGTATCAGCTCTATCTCGGGACGGACGTCCGGTCGGCGGTTCCAGTCGCAAGCCATTCCGTTGAGACGCTTGACGTCACGGACGTCTTAACGGAAAACATGGCACCGGTGACGGCGTTTGAACGTATCAAACCGCAAGCGACCGAAACGGGATATACGGTGACATATGAAGCGACACCACTGCGGACGATCGATCCGGAACAGCGTCGTCAACAGGAGCGTCCCGTTGAACGGACACAGGCAGAAGATGCCGGTTGGAAGTTACGCGACGTCAAAGAAGAACGTGTCACGCTCGAGACGTTCCTCGATCAATTGACGGATGCGGATCTCGCGGCAATCGTTCGGGGGGAAGGGATGAACTCACCGCGTGTCACTCCGGGAACGGCGGGCGCCTTCGGTGGCGTGACGACAGAACTCGAAGCGCTCGGTATTCCAGCAGGCTGTTGCGCGGATGGTCCGTCCGGAATCCGGATGGACATCGGAACGAAAGCCTTCTCGTTACCGAACGGAACGTTGCTGGCTTCGACGTTTAATACGACGTTGATTGCCGATCTATTTGAGATGACCGGTCTTGAGTTACGGAAAAACGAGATTGATACATTGCTTGGACCCGGGATGAATCTCCATCGTCATCCACTCAACGGACGAAACTTCGAGTATTTCTCGGAGGATTCGTATCTGACTGGAAAAATGGCCGTGGCACAACTCGACGGGATGCACCGTGTGGGTGTGACAGGAACGTTGAAGCACTTTAGTGCCAACAACCAAGAGTTCCACCGGCATGATCTGGATTCGATCGTGTCAGAACGGGCGTTACGTGAGTTGTACCTGAAAGGGTTCGAGATGGCAGTCAAAGACGGAAAAGCATACTCGATCATGACGACGTATGGTGCCGTCAATGGCATCTGGACTGCTGGCTTATATGATCAGAACACGCGCATCCTACGTGATGAATGGGGCTTTGACGGAATCGTCATGACGGACTGGTGGGCGAAAATCAATGCGGAAGGTTTGGAAGCAAACCGTCAGCAAACGGCGACGATGGTCCGTTCGCAAAACGATCTCTACATGGTCGTTGGCGAACCAGGAACGAATCCGTTCGAGGACGATACGTTGACGGCTCTTGCCGACGGAACACTTCGACGTTCCGAGTTACTGCGGAGTGCTGCGAACATCTGTCAGTTCCTGTTGCGTTCACCGGTCATGGACCGTGTGATGGGAACAGTATCACCGGTCGAAGTTCTCGGGGCACCGATTGAAGAAGAGACACTTGAAGAGCAAGCCGTCTCGCACCAACGCCTCGTCAGTGGAGATGCCTTCCCGTTAACGGACGTCACGACGACGACAGGCAGCAGTCATGTCTTCGCTATCACGGCGGAAGAGACAGGGATGTATCAGGTCACGTTGACGGCACGTTCGAATGCTGGTGAACTGGCGCAGATGCCAGTGACGTTGTTTGCGAACAACATGCCGGTTGCAACCTTCACCTTCAATGGAACGAACGGCGAGTGGGTCAGTCAGACGAAGGACGTCTTCGTCTTCAATCCGCATAACTATTTAAAACTCTACTTTGCACTCGGTGGTCTCGAGTTAAAAGAGTTGACGTTCACGCTTGCGGAGTCGTTTCATATGAAGAACGGCTAA
- a CDS encoding DUF4317 domain-containing protein, whose translation MNKKDIADIRRHFKMDADLLKIHEIYNVYIRKETSEIYHEEARPFPLLDPEQQELFFANFKKVLGGKLDVKLFEVKFTHPEEGETGHTQQLLYEGLYAEEPEDWVEQMQTMALKMVQDVQYENDLVVTFIRGQYYKTTKRQADETEIDPNDDVYTTPFILGSLNLTELPKQSLVFDFVEREFKSNLFINPVIKLASPIGGFLFPTFTDNAADVNHVLYAAGKPNKPDFGFLENVLNGQPIVTADEDKAIFEEIVKSVVGESMDTKTLAGVYENINQLIVVEEDQDEEEVPMLDVQEVERVLKASGVEDVSTEQVERAFKTVVDDPTYEMKASNIVPNYEAKSIKINTKVANIAISPQDLKYVKQVNYQGKRCLLIEVEEDTVIDGFTIVSQEQLR comes from the coding sequence ATGAATAAAAAAGACATCGCCGACATCCGTCGTCACTTCAAGATGGATGCCGATTTACTAAAAATCCATGAAATCTACAACGTCTATATCCGAAAAGAGACGAGCGAAATCTATCATGAGGAAGCCCGACCGTTTCCATTGCTTGATCCGGAACAACAGGAGCTGTTCTTCGCGAACTTCAAGAAAGTATTAGGTGGAAAACTCGACGTCAAGTTGTTCGAGGTCAAGTTCACGCATCCGGAAGAAGGAGAGACGGGTCATACGCAGCAGCTTCTTTACGAAGGACTGTATGCGGAAGAGCCGGAGGACTGGGTTGAACAGATGCAGACGATGGCGTTGAAGATGGTCCAAGACGTCCAGTACGAGAATGACCTCGTCGTCACGTTCATTCGCGGACAATACTATAAAACGACGAAGCGCCAAGCAGATGAGACAGAGATCGATCCAAATGACGACGTCTATACGACACCGTTCATTCTCGGTAGCCTTAACTTGACGGAGTTACCGAAACAATCACTCGTCTTTGATTTCGTCGAACGCGAATTCAAGTCGAACTTATTCATCAATCCGGTCATCAAACTAGCGTCGCCGATTGGTGGATTCCTCTTCCCGACCTTCACCGACAATGCAGCAGACGTCAATCATGTCTTGTATGCGGCAGGTAAGCCCAATAAACCAGATTTCGGCTTCCTTGAAAATGTCTTGAACGGTCAACCGATCGTCACGGCAGATGAGGATAAAGCAATCTTCGAGGAAATCGTCAAATCGGTCGTCGGTGAATCGATGGATACGAAGACGTTAGCCGGTGTCTATGAAAACATCAACCAGTTGATCGTCGTCGAAGAGGATCAAGATGAGGAAGAAGTACCGATGCTCGACGTTCAGGAAGTCGAGCGTGTGCTCAAGGCAAGTGGTGTCGAAGATGTCAGCACGGAGCAGGTCGAACGGGCGTTCAAGACGGTCGTTGACGATCCAACATACGAGATGAAAGCGAGTAACATCGTCCCGAACTATGAAGCGAAATCGATTAAAATCAATACGAAGGTCGCGAACATCGCAATCAGTCCGCAAGACTTGAAGTACGTCAAACAAGTCAACTACCAAGGGAAACGCTGCCTGTTGATCGAGGTCGAGGAAGACACGGTCATTGATGGTTTTACGATCGTTTCACAAGAACAATTACGATGA
- a CDS encoding DUF4365 domain-containing protein, with the protein MQLPRFDNNKGSKGVNLVERKVLDELEWIFREQPTQDYGIDGHMEVVDEEFVTGRLIAIQIKAGSSYLKEETSSGFVFRGKIEHYNYWTNHSLPVILVLCDLEKGVCYWEQISEDKVELISDTSWKVVVPKLQILDRKSFSKLKQIAENTTEYERRLNSLVLSRAWMEELLNGNKVILESDEWINKTSGIGSLILKVIDTDTEDEKIILNWPMVFFPLESYEDVFPELFPWAKFSVDEDYYEEYDEGEFLADNAVWDKEDGKYMIFGDYQEWSKRRPNIRPYIIRYGEIASYRLNLDLNELGQSFVHLDNYLRNGIKKNKSIRNNNYTNFF; encoded by the coding sequence ATGCAGTTACCACGATTTGACAATAATAAGGGGAGCAAAGGAGTTAATCTAGTTGAACGAAAAGTACTAGATGAATTAGAGTGGATCTTCAGAGAGCAGCCTACTCAAGACTATGGAATTGATGGCCATATGGAAGTAGTTGACGAGGAATTTGTCACTGGTAGATTAATTGCTATCCAGATTAAAGCAGGCAGTAGTTACTTAAAAGAGGAAACAAGTTCAGGTTTTGTGTTTAGAGGTAAGATAGAACATTACAATTATTGGACTAATCATTCATTACCAGTCATTTTAGTGTTGTGTGATTTAGAAAAAGGTGTTTGTTATTGGGAACAAATTAGTGAAGATAAAGTAGAACTAATTTCAGATACTAGTTGGAAGGTTGTAGTTCCAAAATTGCAGATTCTTGATCGGAAATCTTTCAGTAAACTTAAACAAATCGCTGAAAACACAACAGAGTATGAAAGAAGGTTAAATTCACTTGTTCTTTCAAGGGCATGGATGGAGGAATTATTAAACGGAAATAAAGTAATCTTAGAATCAGATGAATGGATTAATAAAACTTCTGGTATAGGTTCATTGATACTAAAAGTAATTGATACTGACACTGAAGATGAGAAAATTATTCTTAACTGGCCTATGGTGTTCTTCCCTCTTGAAAGTTACGAGGACGTATTCCCAGAGTTATTTCCTTGGGCCAAGTTTTCAGTCGATGAAGATTACTATGAGGAATATGATGAAGGAGAGTTTCTTGCTGATAATGCTGTGTGGGATAAAGAAGACGGTAAATACATGATTTTTGGTGACTATCAAGAATGGAGCAAGCGAAGACCTAACATAAGACCTTATATAATTCGTTATGGTGAAATTGCGTCTTATCGGTTAAATTTAGATTTAAATGAATTAGGACAATCCTTTGTACATCTTGATAACTATTTACGCAATGGAATTAAAAAAAATAAGTCTATAAGAAATAATAATTATACTAACTTCTTTTAA